Proteins co-encoded in one Rudaeicoccus suwonensis genomic window:
- a CDS encoding Gfo/Idh/MocA family protein, whose translation MRFGLVGTGHWARVTHGPGIKASAQELVGVWGRDPEKTAAMAEGLGVPSFSSYASMLEAVDAVAFAVPPDVQAPAAIQAARAGKHLLLDKPVALDAEVAAELRDVAHANAVRSVVFFTARFTPELREWLATQQAIDGWRGAWVRWVVANQRPDSPYKDSAWRQREGALWDIGPHLLATVIPVAGDVTSLKAVAGQGDAVFLTLTHDSGMVTSATLSLFGPPAAYIWSTQLWGDAGVTDAPAPVDEPQVALAVAADELARSVADGVEHPLGLDFGVRVVEILAEATRRLRS comes from the coding sequence ATGCGATTCGGACTGGTCGGCACAGGTCACTGGGCACGTGTGACACATGGGCCGGGTATCAAGGCGTCTGCACAAGAGCTCGTGGGAGTCTGGGGCCGCGACCCCGAGAAGACCGCTGCGATGGCGGAAGGCCTTGGGGTGCCATCGTTTTCGTCATACGCGAGCATGCTCGAGGCGGTCGATGCTGTGGCCTTCGCGGTGCCGCCGGACGTGCAGGCACCGGCGGCAATCCAGGCCGCCCGTGCCGGCAAGCACCTTCTGCTGGACAAGCCCGTGGCGCTCGATGCCGAGGTGGCCGCCGAGTTGCGCGATGTCGCGCATGCCAATGCCGTGCGCAGCGTGGTCTTCTTCACTGCGCGCTTCACCCCCGAGTTGCGCGAGTGGCTCGCGACCCAGCAGGCGATCGACGGCTGGCGGGGTGCGTGGGTGCGATGGGTGGTCGCGAACCAACGGCCGGACAGCCCTTACAAGGATTCGGCCTGGCGTCAGCGAGAGGGCGCTCTCTGGGACATCGGGCCGCATCTGCTGGCCACCGTCATACCGGTGGCAGGCGACGTCACGTCACTGAAAGCCGTTGCAGGGCAAGGTGATGCGGTCTTCCTGACGCTGACACATGACTCCGGAATGGTCACCTCGGCGACGCTGTCGCTGTTCGGACCACCCGCGGCATACATCTGGTCGACGCAGTTGTGGGGAGATGCGGGGGTGACCGACGCACCGGCACCCGTCGACGAACCACAGGTCGCCTTGGCGGTCGCAGCCGACGAACTTGCTCGCAGCGTTGCAGACGGCGTCGAACATCCGCTCGGTCTGGATTTCGGCGTCCGTGTCGTCGAGATTCTGGCCGAAGCGACTCGCAGGCTGCGCT